A region from the Anomaloglossus baeobatrachus isolate aAnoBae1 chromosome 11, aAnoBae1.hap1, whole genome shotgun sequence genome encodes:
- the LOC142255810 gene encoding LOW QUALITY PROTEIN: uncharacterized protein LOC142255810 (The sequence of the model RefSeq protein was modified relative to this genomic sequence to represent the inferred CDS: deleted 1 base in 1 codon), which produces MNYYCTAKQVILLSILIKICPPISAYGYAKCVLTYDHLQYANCIGQGIMDLTKAIRHLPNKTQWLNASQNGIVIVENKTFFHLPKLLELQLNGNKISTIQSEAFKNLKNLYLLDLSYNKLQTLDNWDMSDFRNLRILKIGYNRIRTIESFALASLHHLQELALSSNNITNFTNVAEAVNNLAELSRLNLSSNFVTDLSSPRLIALQLLNVLDLNYNLIGVLDLSNLFMPNLTHLMLMKNNMSAINGSSFLNVPKLTQIIFDENPLNISFLLGIHLPHLTELHWSSMRPKLDDDLDLPCQVFRSLPKLRALYISRAKVSHSQIKKIGMCTNLTSLVLSTSALRVLTKTDLQTFKGLNVLYLNKCKIRMIQNSSWTGLKHLHTLILERNEILSLQDRLFSPLIGLEYLDLSKNSLTDINKKSFQGLHNLKTLILRSCKIADVMLFAFTYIRNLRLLDLRDNSISMIKRKAFYNLYKLETLLLSGNKVHSVQGNSFKDMSSLKRLDLANNEIYKFSDLTFNSLKTLLSLDISRNGLGFNKRDTKSPFRKLKHLESLDMSYQARRYMDPVSVSLYQGLQSLKKLEVRGISSSFFKDVSFSFLPNLTDFDMSETFKGDDFNSMVELIRKCKQVRSLHLENNEIQNLPEDIFVSFNLLENISLQRNKLKNISEKLVKPLSNLRNLDLWMNPLLCSCDNYWFQNWSEFNTQVQIPFLQSYSCLGPVAHDFNFLSLDLSFCGTDLSVLFFGVSFAFTLLFMATTLLTVKLKWSILYFYHMVKVWLSWKNQKKKRVYMYDAYISYCSNDEDWVIKELLHHLESQGQRKYKLCFKPRDFVPGSYHIDNIQDAINNSRKTLCVVSRNYLESEWCKIEAEIACSRVFYEKEDVLLVVFLEEIQEDPEQCWSWGN; this is translated from the exons ATGAATTATTATTGCACAGCCAAACAAGTAATCTTGTTatcaatattaataaaaatatgtcCTCCCATATCTGCCTATGGATATGCAAAGTGTGTTTTGACCTATGACCACTTACAATATGCAAACTGTATAGGACAAGGAATTATGGACTTGACCAAAGCCATACGACATCTCCCTAATAAAACACAATGGCTGAATGCGTCACAAAACGGCATTGTCATAGTGGAGAACAAGACTTTTTTCCATTTGCCCAAACTTCTAGAGCTTCAGCTGAATGGAAATAAAATCAGCACCATCCAATCAGAAGCCTTCAAAAATTTAAAGAATCTTTATTTACTGGACCTCAGTTACAATAAATTGCAGACGTTGGATAATTGGGACATGAGCGATTTTAGAAATCTGAGAATTCTCAAAATTGGATATAACAGAATTCGTACAATAGAAAGTTTTGCTCTAGCCTCTCTACATCATTTACAAGAACTTGCCTTGTCGTCTAATAATATTACTAATTTTACAAATGTGGCAGAAGCTGTGAATAACTTAGCTGAGCTATCTAGACTGAACCTGAGCTCTAATTTTGTGACGGATTTATCTTCTCCGAGGTTGATCGCTCTTCAGTTGCTCAACGTTTTAGACCTGAACTATAATTTAATCGGTGTCTTAGACCTTAGTAATTTGTTCATGCCCAATCTGACTCACCTCATGTTGATGAAAAATAATATGAGCGCTATAAATGGTAGCTCCTTTTTGAATGTGCCTAAATTAACTCAGATCATCTTTGATGAGAACCCATTAAACATATCCTTTCTTCTGGGAATCCATCTTCCTCATTTGACGGAACTGCATTGGTCCAGCATGAGACCCAAACTTGATGATGATTTAGATCTTCCATGTCAAGTATTCCGGTCTTTACCAAAATTAAGGGCTTTGTACATATCGCGTGCAAAGGTTTCACATTCTCAAATTAAGAAAATTGGAATGTGCACCAATCTGACATCACTCGTTTTGTCTACAAGTGCTCTGAGGGTATTGACGAAGACCGACCTTCAAACGTTTAAGGGCCTTAACGTTCTATATCTTAATAAGTGTAAAATTAGAATGATTCAGAATAGTTCCTGGACTGGTCTTAAACATCTCCATACTTTGATCCTCGAGAGAAATGAAATTCTTAGCTTACAAGACAGATTATTCAGTCCTCTAATTGGTCTTGAGTACTTGGACCTCTCCAAAAATTCCTTAACTGACATCAACAAAAAATCATTTCAAGGCTTACACAATCTAAAAACCCTTATTTTGAGAAGTTGTAAAATAGCAGATGTCATGCTTTTCGCCTTCACATACATAAGGAACCTTAGGCTGCTGGATTTACGGGACAACAGTATATCAATGATTAAGAGAAAGGCTTTTTACAATCTCTACAAACTTGAAACATTGTTATTgtcaggcaacaaagtccattcggTGCAGGGTAATAGCTTTAAAGACATGTCATCATTAAAGAGACTAGATTTGGCTAATAATGAAATTTATAAATTTTCAGATTTAACCTTCAATTCCTTAAAAACGCTTCTAAGTCTAGATATTAGTAGAAATGGGCTAGGTTTTAATAAACGTGATACTAAAAGTCCTTTTAGAAAGCTTAAACATCTGGAATCCTTAGATATGAGCTACCAAGCACGACGCTATATGGATCCTGTTTCTGTATCACTTTATCAAGGTTTGCAATCCCTTAAAAAGCTGGAGGTCCGAGGCATTTCAAGCTCCTTTTTTAAGGATGTATCTTTTTCATTTTTGCCCAATTTGACAGACTTTGATATGTCCGAAACTTTCAAAGGAGATGATTTTAATTCCATGGTGGAGTTAATCAGAAAATGTAAGCAAGTGAGATCTCTTCACCTGGAAAACAATGAAATCCAAAATCTTCCTGAAGACATATTTGTTTCCTTTAACTTACTGGAAAACATTTCTCTACAACGCAACAAA TTAAAGAACATTAGTGAAAAACTGGTGAAACCATTATCTAACTTGAGAAATTTGGATTTGTGGATGAATCCTCTCTTATGTTCTTGTGACAATTACTGGTTCCAGAATTGGTCTGAATTTAATACTCAGGTGCAGATACCGTTTTTACAATCATACAGTTGTCTTGGACCAGTAGCTCATGATTTCAATTTCCTGAGCCTGGATTTAAGTTTTTGTGGGACTGACCTGTCTGTTCTATTTTTTGGTGTCTCTTTTGCTTTCACGTTACTCTTCATGGCCACAACTCTTCTAACAGTAAAATTGAAGTGGTCCATACTTTACTTCTATCACATGGTGAAAGTTTGGCTTTCATGGAAAAATCAAAAGAAGAAGAGAGTCTACATGTACGATGCCTACATCTCCTACTGCTCCAATGACGAAGACTGGGTCATAAAAGAATTACTGCATCATTTGGAAAGCCAAGGACAACGCAAGTACAAACTTTGCTTTAAACCTAGAGATTTTGTTCCTGGATCATACCACATTGATAATATCCAAGATGCCATTAACAACAGCCGCAAAACTTTGTGTGTTGTCAGCAGAAATTACTTGGAAAGTGAGTGGTGCAAAATAGAAGCAGAAATTGCCTGTTCACGAGTCTTTTATGAGAAGGAGGATGTACTGCTTGTGGTATTTTTGGAAGAAATCCAAGAAGACCCTGAACAGTGCTGGTCCTGGGGAAACTAA
- the LOC142257102 gene encoding uncharacterized protein LOC142257102, protein MNYYCTAKQVILLSILIKICPPISAYGYAKCVLTYDNLQYANCIGQGIMDLTKAVRHLPNKTQWLNASQNGIVIVENKTFFHLPKLLELQLNGNKISTIQSEAFKNLKNLYLLDLSYNKLQTLDNWDMSDFRNLRILKIGYNRISTIESFALASLHHLQELALSSNNITNFTNVAEAVNNLAELSRLNLSSNFVTDLSSPRLIALQLLNVLDLNYNLIGVLDLSNLFMPNLTHLMLMKNNMSAINGSSFLNVPKLTQIIFDENPLNISFLLGIHLPHLRELHWSSMRPKLDDDLDLPCQVFRSLPKLRALYISRAKVSHSQIKKIGMCTNLTSLVLSTSALRVLTKTDLQTFKGLNVLYLNKCKIRMIQNSSWTGLKHLHTLILERNEILSLQDRLFSPLIGLEYLDLSKNSLTDINKKSFQGLHNLKTLILRSCKIADVMLFAFTYIRNLRLLDLRDNSISMIKRKAFYNLYKLETLLLSGNKVHSVQGNSFKDMSSLKRLDLANNEIYKFSDLTFNSLKTLLSLDISRNGLGFNKRDTKSPFRKLKHLESLDMSYQARRYMDPVSVSLYQGLQSLKKLEVRGISSSFFKDVSFSFLPNLTDFDMSETFKGDDFNSMVELIRKCKQVRSLHLENNEIQNLPEDIFVSFNLLENISLQRNKLKNISEKLVKPLSNLRNLDLWMNPLLCSCDNYWFQNWSEFNTQVQIPFLQSYSCLGPVAHDFNFLSLDLSFCGTDLSVLFFGVSFAFTLLFMATTLLTVKLKWSILYFYHMVKVWLSWKNQKKKRVYMYDAYISYCSNDEDWVIKELLHHLESQGQRKYKLCFKPRDFVPGSYHIDNIQDAINNSRKTLCVVSRNYLESEWCKIEAEIACSRVFYEKEDVLLVVFLEEIQDFRLSAYHKLRKLIKQNTYINWPEDPQGDEFFWFKLRKALDAGIYEEGTIQLAVAN, encoded by the coding sequence ATGAATTATTATTGCACAGCCAAACAAGTAATCTTGTTatcaatattaataaaaatatgtcCTCCCATATCTGCCTATGGATATGCAAAGTGTGTTTTGACCTATGACAACTTACAATATGCAAACTGTATAGGACAAGGAATTATGGACTTGACCAAAGCCGTACGACATCTCCCTAATAAAACACAATGGCTGAATGCGTCACAAAACGGCATTGTCATAGTGGAGAACAAGACTTTTTTCCATTTGCCCAAACTTCTAGAGCTTCAGCTGAATGGAAATAAAATCAGCACCATCCAATCAGAAGCCTTCAAAAATTTAAAGAATCTTTATTTACTGGACCTCAGTTACAATAAATTGCAGACGTTGGATAATTGGGACATGAGCGATTTTAGAAATCTGAGAATTCTCAAAATTGGATATAACAGAATTAGTACAATAGAAAGTTTTGCTCTAGCCTCTCTACATCATTTACAAGAACTTGCCTTGTCGTCTAATAATATTACTAATTTTACAAATGTGGCAGAAGCTGTGAATAACTTAGCTGAGCTATCTAGACTGAACCTGAGCTCTAATTTTGTGACGGATTTATCTTCTCCAAGGTTGATCGCTCTTCAGTTGCTCAACGTTTTAGACCTGAACTATAATTTAATCGGTGTCTTAGACCTTAGTAATTTGTTCATGCCCAATCTGACTCACCTCATGTTGATGAAAAATAATATGAGCGCTATAAATGGTAGCTCCTTTTTGAATGTGCCTAAATTAACTCAGATCATCTTTGATGAGAACCCATTAAACATATCCTTTCTTCTGGGAATCCATCTTCCTCATTTGAGGGAACTGCATTGGTCCAGCATGAGACCCAAACTTGATGATGATTTAGATCTTCCATGTCAAGTATTCCGGTCTTTACCAAAATTAAGGGCTTTGTACATATCGCGTGCAAAGGTTTCACATTCTCAAATTAAGAAAATTGGAATGTGCACCAATCTGACATCACTCGTTTTGTCTACAAGTGCTCTGAGGGTATTGACGAAGACCGACCTTCAAACGTTTAAGGGCCTTAACGTTCTATATCTTAATAAGTGTAAAATTAGAATGATTCAGAATAGTTCCTGGACTGGTCTTAAACATCTCCATACTTTGATCCTCGAGAGAAATGAAATTCTTAGCTTACAAGACAGATTATTCAGTCCTCTAATTGGTCTTGAGTACTTGGACCTCTCCAAAAATTCCTTAACTGACATCAACAAAAAATCATTTCAAGGCTTACACAATCTAAAAACCCTTATTTTGAGAAGTTGTAAAATAGCAGATGTCATGCTTTTCGCCTTCACATACATAAGGAACCTTAGGCTGCTGGATTTACGGGACAACAGTATATCAATGATTAAGAGAAAGGCTTTTTACAATCTCTACAAACTTGAAACATTGTTATTgtcaggcaacaaagtccattcggTGCAGGGTAATAGCTTTAAAGACATGTCATCATTAAAGAGACTAGATTTGGCTAATAATGAAATTTATAAATTTTCAGATTTAACCTTCAATTCCTTAAAGACGCTTCTAAGTCTAGATATTAGTAGAAATGGGCTAGGTTTTAATAAACGTGATACTAAAAGTCCTTTTAGGAAGCTTAAACATCTGGAATCCTTAGATATGAGCTACCAAGCACGACGCTATATGGATCCTGTTTCTGTATCACTTTATCAAGGTTTGCAATCCCTTAAAAAGCTGGAGGTCCGAGGCATTTCAAGCTCCTTTTTTAAGGATGTATCTTTTTCATTTTTGCCCAATTTGACAGACTTTGATATGTCCGAAACTTTCAAAGGAGATGATTTTAATTCCATGGTGGAGTTAATCAGAAAATGTAAGCAAGTGAGATCTCTTCACCTGGAAAACAATGAAATCCAAAATCTTCCTGAAGACATATTTGTTTCCTTTAACTTACTGGAAAACATTTCTCTACAACGCAACAAACTTAAGAACATTAGTGAAAAACTGGTGAAACCATTATCTAACTTGAGAAATTTGGATTTGTGGATGAATCCTCTCTTATGTTCTTGTGACAATTACTGGTTCCAGAATTGGTCTGAATTTAATACTCAGGTGCAGATACCGTTTTTACAATCATACAGTTGTCTTGGACCAGTAGCTCATGATTTCAATTTCCTGAGCCTGGATTTAAGTTTTTGTGGGACTGACCTGTCTGTTCTATTTTTTGGTGTCTCTTTTGCTTTCACGTTACTCTTCATGGCCACAACTCTTCTAACAGTAAAATTGAAGTGGTCCATACTTTACTTCTATCACATGGTGAAAGTTTGGCTTTCATGGAAAAATCAAAAGAAGAAGAGAGTCTACATGTACGATGCCTACATCTCCTACTGCTCCAATGACGAAGACTGGGTCATAAAAGAATTACTGCATCATTTGGAAAGCCAAGGACAACGCAAGTACAAACTTTGCTTTAAACCTAGAGATTTTGTTCCTGGATCATACCACATTGATAATATCCAAGATGCCATTAACAACAGCCGCAAAACTTTGTGTGTTGTCAGCAGAAATTACTTGGAAAGTGAGTGGTGCAAAATAGAAGCAGAAATTGCCTGTTCACGAGTCTTTTATGAGAAGGAGGATGTACTGCTTGTGGTATTTTTGGAAGAAATCCAAGATTTCAG